The genomic interval TTTCCCATAACTCACTCTCTGGCTCAGTTCCTCCACAAATAAAATCCCTCGAAAACTTAACGCACCTCGATCTTTCCTCCAACTCACTCAACGGGTCACTCCCTGAGTCACTTGTTGAGCTCAAGAGCTTGACAGGAACCCTAAACTTGTCTTGCAACAAGTTTTCAGGTGAAATTCCAGCTTCTTATGGAGAGTTTCCAGTGATGATAAGCTTGGATCTAAGGCACAATAATTTAACAGGGAAAGTGCCTCAAGTTGGTTCTTTGTTAAATCAAGGGCCCACCGCATTTTCAGGAAACCCTAATCTTTGTGGGTTTCCGTTGGGGAATCTTTGCCCGGAAGCTCAAAACCCGAGAGCTTTTGTAAACCCTGAAGAAAATCCTGAAAATCCCAATGGTTTTAGGCCCACCTTTGATGATGGGAATGGAGAGAAACGGAAGGAGAAAAATGTGTCAGTGGCTGTTCCCTTGATCTCAGGCGTTTCGGTGGTGATCGGGGCGGTTTCGATATTTGTGTGGCTGTTTCGGAGAAAATGGAAGCCTGAGGAGGATAAAATggggaaagagaaaaagggggaGGCGGTTGATGAGGAAGGGCAAAAGGGTAAATTCGTGGTGgttgatgaggggtttaatTTGGAATTAGAggacttgttaagggcatctGCGTATGTAGCGGGGAAGAGTAGGAGCGGGATAGTGTACAAAGTGGTGGCTGGGAGGGGATCTGGTACGGTGGGGAGTACGATTGTTGCAGTGAGGAGGTTGGGCGAGGGTGATACCACATGGAAGTTTAAGGAGTTTGAGGCTGAAGTAGAGGCTATGGGGAGGGTTAACCATCCCAATGTTGTCAGGTTGAGAGCTTATTATTATGCCAATGATGAGAAGTTGCTGGTTACTGATTTCGTCCGTAACGGAAGCTTGTATGCAGTATTACATGGTAACATTCCTCTCCTTGCATTGTTTTTCTTGCAATTGTCGTGCACTCTTGAAGTAGTTAGTGGCATTTTTTGACCCTAATTTGAATGATGGCAGTATTGGACATTGATTTGATGGGTCCCTTCCTCACTAACTATGTTTTTTGTCATAAAACATAAGTCAATCTTTTTGGAACTTACTTTGAACTTCAATCCTGCTTATGTTTTGCGATGACTTTACTTGCTGATACTTCCTTGTTAGCCCTGTGGATTTGGCTCTTATTTGTAGATTCAATTGCTGTTCCTTAGTAGTTTATAATCGTAGAAAGAAGATAACTATGAGTGCTTCAGTTTCAATTTTCTGCTCACCATTTATCTAGATGGAAAGAAAACCCCACAACTATTATCACATTAAAATACTGATAGGAGTTTTCATGTATGATAATGCTTTTGAGATATTTTGTTTATGTAATTTCCACCGAGTACACAGAATTCTTGGTTTCCAATTATAGTGCTTAAGGCATTTACTTGGTTGAAATCTGTTTATCATTGGCTTAGTTTCATCTTCCCATCATGATTCATGAGTTTCTGTATTTTGCATCGAGGATTATTAGCATAAACAGTCATTATTTTATCAGCCTACTGGCCTTGCTAATGCCTTACAAGTCTCACAATCTATCTTTTTCAAGACAGCTTGTGTCTTGTAGAATGATTGCAAAAAATTACTGTGACAGCTAAACTAAAGGAGACTCGAGTTGTTTTCAAGCACCTAAATTCTTGAGCTATTTAACAGTTTGGTGGGGTTTTGCTCCGCTTTTGCTAGAAATTTTGTTGGtcattcttgaaatttccTGAATTTATTTTCAGTACTAAGATGAACAAGAGAAAAGGACCGAACATTATGATAATTCCATGAAAGCTTTAGTGCTTTACCTACTTCAATGATAGGTAGGTGATATTCATTGTCACAGGCGTTTTCTTTTCTAACTTTTTCCAGTTGAGGGTGTAATCTGAAAACTGATTGGTGACAATCTGGGTGTTACCCATTCCTAACCTATACACACCCaattagataataaaaatatagatcCGATTTTGACCTTCTGGTGTTACTCATTTCGAATGACTTTTTGGGTCTTTTTAGAGAGTTTGTCCTCATTGGCCCTATATTAACTCAGCCTTGGTTCACCTGTGACATATTTCTCTTGGTTTTTTCTTCCAGTATAGATTTATGTCTTGCTTGTCTTCTATTGGTGTCATTCAAGGACAAATACgcatattatgttttttttaagtttagaaCATTTATTCTGAATATAGTGGTCCAGCTGGTGTGCTGCTCATACACATTGAAGGACCAAAATTTACTGAACAGACCCCATCAAGATGGCTGACAAGTGCATGATTTTTTATGCTTTGGATTTTTAGTTgatgaaatttaacaaaaGGTGGACCACTGACACAATAATTGCCTTGTTATTATCATCTCAAGTGCATTCATATGTCAATTGCATTTGCATCTATCACGTTTTACTCAAAGAAATTCCCGTGAAAGTTCCATTCTTCAGCAGATAGTTTGGTGTAACTCTGCAAGCAGTTTGCATGTGACCTGGTTCATGTATGATAagtgaaaggaaaatgaaagagataaatgaaaaatgctctttttttcttattttcatccAACAAGTGATTCCagtttgttttttgtttgattatgGTAGAATGTCTGATAGCATAAGAACTGAAACAGCCATTTTAATGTGGTGTTCAATCATGCAGAAGGGCCATCCAATAATTTGCCACCACTTCCGTGGGCTGCGAGGTTGAAAATTGTTCAGGGGACTGCAAGGGGTTTAATGTACATACATGAATACAGCCCTCGAAAATATGTTCATGGCAACTTAAAGTCAACAAAAATCCTTCTTGACAATGAACTCCAGCCTTACATCTCTGGGTTTGGACTCACTCGTCTTGTCTCTGGGACCTTCAAATATGCCGGTTCAATAACCAAAAAGCTGAACCCAAACCAAACCATTGCAACCTCTGCAATGGGATCAAGAATTTCAACTCCTAATTCTTACCTGGCACCTGAGGCTCGAGTATTTGGAAGCAAGTTCACTCAGAAATGTGATGTCTACTCTTTTGGAATTGTGCTATTGGAGATTTTAACAGGGCGGCTGCCTGATGCTGGACCCGAAAATGAGGACAAGGGATTGGAAGGTCTTGTGAGGAAAGCATTCCGAGAGGAGCGTCCCTTGTCTGAAATCATAGACCCAACACTACTAACGGAAGTTTATGCCAAGAAGCAAGTGGTTGCGGCATTTCACATTGCTCTCAATTGCACAGAACTGGATCCAGAGCTGCGCCCTAGGATGAGAATTGTGTCTGAGAGTCTTGATCGGATTAAATCGCGGTGAAAAAAATGTTGGGAAGAATGTTGTAAAGTTGTATCATTGTTGCTAACCCCTGGCTCCTGAAGctgttttggtttttgattCCTTGGATGCAGGGTCAATTCGGTGTATGACTCGTCAGGTTATTGTTGTAATCAGATGAGTTTTCTTTGAATGTTTTGATCTGTCCATCTCTTGAATGTCGTCGTGTGTAGAAAAGATTCGATAATGTCCAAAAGTTGCAGGGATGGGAGGGACATGGTTAGCCGTTTGTACAAATGACAAAGACAATCAGCTAGAACAGGGCAAATAGTTAGGAAATCCTCAAGCACAACGACCTCTCATGTCTCTGATTCCTAATGCATTGATATCAGTATCAAAAGCCCACATACCAGGCAAATgatcaattttattcaaaaatacGTGAATGAAACATCAAGCCCAGCATCGAATCTGCCATAATCAGTATCTTCCTAGTAACCTAAAGCCAAGTTGATGCTATGCTGCATATCATCTACGTAGCCATACGAATTAGCCAGCCCACTGACATTCTGCTTTAATGACAGCAAAGAAGGGAATTCTTGGATTCTTTACTTTCTCGCTGTCAAATGCTACATGGAGTTGAAAATTCCAGGTTAATCTACAATCCAATCCCATAGTTGCTACTTGTTTCATTTAAATCTCCGACAAGCTGCCCGTTCAATCCTCTAACCACCATCACCACTGTAGAGTACTCCCACAATAAGATTcatgtcaaatttttattccTCTATTAATTTTTGCATCTGAGCATTCGGCTAGAATGTAGGTGTACACATCTATTTGaactatattttctttttaaaagattttaatatatttttacattATTACAATATATTCTTTTGTACATGTATAGGCAAACACTCTCTCTACATaaattttgtttctattcAATATAAAGCAGAAAAATTTAGATCcacttatattttttagagTTTACATTTGATGCACTgacaatttatattttttatacacTAATGATGCTACgtcattataaaaataaatttaaaattggaaaaaatttaaaactaaatattgatatttttaaaaaattgcataaaacataaatacaaatttcttttttttctctctctctttaactCCCTTCCaactatgttttttttttttttttctctatccaactccattttcttcttccattaagAAGAGATTTGACAAAATTGTGTAATTTCAAAAACACTAAGATAGTCAAGATTTCaaagtaatttttatttgttggtTCCAgtgatatatttttcaaatgatttttaCATTAAACTTAGGATTACAGTATGATATTATTGTCTCCTTTCCAACAATGTGATATAATTCTCTCCTTCCCAACTAGAAGCTTTCATATTGAAATTCCAGATTTTAATCATCCAGAATTCTCTTATAATTCTTATACATTTGAAATCCAGTAATTCCCACTGGAAAGATGTATTATCAATGCATGGTTAAACAATGAAGGAAAGTTGCTTCTTACCCGTTGTCCTGCAATGGACATTTGATgtaattgttttttaaaatactaatatttaattttaagtctttaaaagttttaattttatttttataatggCGTGACATCATTTGATGGATTTAAATGACTCTTATAATATGGCTCAAAGTCAAATTCTTTTGATGGATCTATTTCCCGCGTGACTCGTGACCCGTATTTTTAGATTTCAAGCTGACCTCCCCTcccttcaaaaaattttaaagagagGATTCATGTTGTTGctcatttaattaatcatactCCCACCGAAGCTTTACATGGTCAATCCCCACATGAGATTCTGTTGCataaaacaattcatcatCGTATTTTTGGTTGCTTATGTTATGGACGTAATATCAAGATTAAACACAAATTTAATCAACGTGTCAACCCTAGTATGTTTATTGGTTACCCCTTTGCTTAACAatactatatataaaatttatgatCCTAATGGCAAAAAGGCTTATGTTAATGGGGATATAAACTTTTCATCATCAAgacatcttttccttttatcttCCCCTGATCTTGACTTCTCTTACCCTAAACAATACCAACCTCCAACCTTATTGCAAGCATCACCCTCGGACACAATTGTCCCATCAGCATCCGTTTCCAATGACAACATTAACACTACAACCCCAACACCTCAATCACTTACTTTTCCTCAATATCTTTTTCCTTGCCGATCTCAACGACAACACCACCAGCCTTCCCACTTACAAGACAATCAGTGCTCTATTGCCATGTCGGCGCCATCTTCTTTGCCATTATGCTATTGCCATGTCTTCTCCATCTTCTTCGCTAATGCCTAGAGGtactctttttcctctttcttaGTTCTTTATCTGTTGCCCATTAACTGCACACAGTTTCAGTCAAGCAATTAAGTTTCCCAATTGGAGAGATGCCACGCATGAGGAGGTCAAAACTCTTGAGGCTAAATATCAAACATGCTGTTTCGTTCCTTTTCCTACTGGTAGGAAAACTATTAGTGCTAAATGGGTCTTTAAAATTAAGAGACACTCTGATGATACCATAGAACGATATAAAGCCCGTTTGGTTACTTAAAGACTATAGCCAAATGTGAAGGTGTGGATTATCATGATACTTTTACTCCTATAGCAACTATTTGTGTGCTACTCactgttgttgttgttgcatGTCATTGGCCTCTTCATCAGTTAGACATTCAAAATGCATTTCTTCATGGTAATTTAAATGAAGAAGTTTATATGCAATTACCTCTTGGGTATTGACGTAGAAGGGAGAATCTTCACAAGTCTTTATATATATGGACTTAAGCCAGTATCTAGGAAATGGTTTGCCAAGTTCTCTGCTACTCttctaaatattatttatgtcTCATCCCATGCTATTGACTCATTATTCTACGAGTATCAAGGTACATCTTCTATATTTGTGGTTCTATACTATGGGAGTGTGTAATTTTTCTTCCTACATCAAATGTATGCCGTTGTGTCAAATGTTAATAGATCTATCAGAAGAGACATATTTACTCGTGTAGCAGCGATTTGTTACTTGGCAACTGAACTCAAGGTTGCCAAATGTGCATGAAACGCACTTGGGAACTTATCGTACAATCTAATCAGAGCAAGTCTAGCTTTAATGCTTCAATTATGGATGAAGACAAGCAATGGGGGTTAGAGGAACTTGTAAGACAAAAAGAAGTGTGACAGGCATCGAACGTGCTCCATCCAATAGGACCACTTCAATGATTGAATTAGCAAGAACaaccaaaaagaaatgttTAAGAGCTGCGATGTCGTAGAGTGGGTGCTTGGTACCAAGGGTCGAATGACTTATTTTCATTGTCCCCATTCCTTGGTGTCAGAGACTGTCGCCAATAATTGACAGAGATCATCGGGGTACACTTCCTAGTGCTCTCTTCATCTATAGATATGAATTGTCCAAAATAAGGAAAGGAACGTATGGCTATGGAGGGCCTAAAGTTGTTGGTGATTGAAGGATTTTGTGGCAAAGATTGAAGTGGTAGCAAAATTGGAGAGACTTTGCACCTAAGCATTATTTCGGATTTGGAGATCCAAAGTTATCCAAGTATGAAGAATGGATACTGCAGTAGTACTTTGGTAATCCAAATGAAGAGCCATAAAACCTAAACAGCACTTTCatcatcaccaaaaccaaaagGCCCATTGACTAAGCACATCATGATAGTTTAATGTTGTtctaatataatataaaagtttCTCTTTCAAACTTTTATGGTACAATAAATACTAATTTTAagcattatttttaaagaaatattctAATGATTATGAATTTaagatttcaatttaaaattcttcgaatttgaatttaaaaaaaaatgaaagagtgAGATTTATAAGATAAGAAACAGTTACCTCTttcattatattataaaaatcataaatttttgcgataaaattatttatgtttttaaacaAGAGGAGGTTGATACATAGTTAGTCATCCTTGCAGATCCTAACAAAAAGTTGTAGTCCTCTTATACGTTTTAATTGCTCTCAATATTTAGAATGTTTAcaagttgttttttttttttctctccttttcaATGAATTAACTTATTAACTCAAAGGCACATTTTCAATACTTGGACCCAAATTACACTTGTAGAGGTAATTACTTCAACTATTAAATTATAAGCGTTTTTTCAAAACGCCTACTATTAAACAATTCGAGCAAGAAACAATTAGAGTTGCCTTTGAGTTAGGTGTGCAATTCCCTGAATCCATCTGAAATAAGTACAACCCAATAATCTTTGAATACATAAATAATGTATTATTATTCATAtatgtaatttaaaaataaaattttaatactgTTATTTTACTATAATACTATTACAAAAGACAATTTAAACTCTATGAACTTTCAGATATGCCaaaataagtaataaaatatACTACATTAAGTTCACATTTATGGGTATGCCAAAGCAAGCTTTCTAATGTCGAAGACTAAAGACAGCCATCTAAGCCTAATCTGAAGACGATTGTaaatgtcaaaaaaaaaaaacaaaggaaattaaaattagtaCAAACTTATTCTGAAAAGGCTAAAAAAACACTACcctaaacttaaaaattaaaaaaaaaatgtgaaagtGTAATTTATATGATTCCAACATAATGCTTGTGAAGATGTATTAGATTAATACGCTCAATATGGATAAATCCAAGATGAGGTGAATTAggttattttgaaatttttgaaaaacctttttaaatttttaacaaggTAAAATCTCCTTTTTAATTCAAGTGCTCAATTTGAAGATAAACAAAGTAATTGACCTCTTaatcaataagaaaaaattaaatttcaagtAAAAGTAAGAGTTAAAAAATCGACACGAGTATTTTATAAATGTTCGACCTATTTGCTTATGTTCTCTCCTTTAGATTCACTAAGGAGTTTAAAATCCACTATTTGATCAAAGTTCAATACAATGCCTTTTATggatcaagcataacctttCAATACAATgtttttttatggttaaagcacaaccattttaccttttctATTGGTTAAGACATAACCATTTAAGCAAGTACAATAAGAGGAATATAAGTGCAGCTAATATGCCTCTTAAAGGTTGAATAGAGAATTTGGTACAATGTTTAATGAAAATGTGAGAACTCAATAAATGCTGAGCTATAAGACTTTAAGGATTCAAGAAGAGTACAATGAGTTTagaatgagttttggttgattctTCTCTCTTGAGCTATGTTTTAAAGTCTTTCAACCTTCGTAAATGCTGAGGAGGCTTGTGTTTATAGTTGTTGAAGCTTCACATGAAAGTAGCCgttcttttcttcattcaaGGCTCCAATGGTCATATTATATCGATACATATGtggatgtatcgatacattcctttttatttttgaattatgttgagatgtatcgatacatttgtatatgtatcgatacatttgaacttttctGCAAAGGTTTTgatattttacttaaaatttattgatacatttattcatgtatcaatacttttgaCGCAGTGGTTTTCTATTGCATTTCTATTGATATATTTgtcaatgtattgatagaatGAGTTTgactttttagtttttgactttcttcaagaacatgtatcgatagactttgaaatctatcgatacttGTCCAAAACCATCGATACATGAAGaatatgtattgatagatttggaCTAGAATGCGTTTTTCAAAGcctttttcattgtttttctttttcaaactcattagACATCATTTGGAGATTTAAGAACTTGACATTCGAAGACTTGGATGAATTTTGATcatttcaaaacataaaattaatttgaatacTATTGAGCTAACAATCTCCTCCTTTTTCATATAACAAAAGCAATGaacaaaatttgttaaaagaaATCGATTTTCTTGACTTTTGAAGATCTAAGGattatttgtaattttgatTACCTTTATAGTTTTTTCTCATAAACTTGCTAAACCTCTTGGCTAGTATGGCTATGTcctcatcttcttcattctcATCTCTTATGTTtctctcatcttcttcaattttAGACTTTAGAGCTATTTTTGTTATTGGCCTTCTTCTTTTCATCATCTAAAGTATTCTCATGTTTTATTGTTATCTCATAGGTAAGTAGAGATTTTATAAGTTCCTTTAGTTTGAAATCATTTAGATTTCTTGCTTCATCTATGGCTGTCACTTTTGGTCTCCATGACTTGAAAAGATTATAAAGTATCTTTTTGACTAATAGAGCATTTGGGAAGTCTTTTCCTAAGGCTTTCAATCTTGCAACTATGTTTGTGAATCTCTCATACATTTGATTTATggtctcattttctttcatcctAAATAGCTCGTAATCATGTGTGTAAAGTCCTATCTTGGTACAGTGTTTTTAAGCTGTGTTTTgaatgagttttggttgattctTTCATCCTAAATAGCTCGTAATCATGTGTGTGAAGAGTATAATGAGTtttgaatgagttttggcTGATTATTCTCTCTTGAGCTGTGTTTTTAAGTCTTCCAACCTTCATAAATGCTGAGGAGGCTTGTATTTATAGTTATTAAAGCTTCAAAGGTAGTTGAGAGTGCATTTAATGTGAAAGTAGCCATTCTTTTCTCCATTCAAGGCTCCAACGGTTAtattgtatcgatacatatgtGAATGAATCGATacattcatttttatttttgaaatttcgctgagatgtatcgatacatttgtaTATGTATTAATACATTTGAACTTTCCTACAAGGGTTTTGACATTCTGCttaaaatgtatcgatacatttattcatgtatcgatacttttaaGGCAGTGGGCAATCTGCTACATTTCTATCaataaatgtatcgatagaatGAGTTGgactttttagtttttgacttttttcaagaacatgtatcgatagacTTTGACATATATCGATACTTGTCCAAATGAATCAATACATGAAAAACATATATCGATAGATTTAGATCAAAATGCATTTTTTAAAgcctttttcattatttttctttttcagacTCATTTGACATCATTTGGAGATTGGAGAACTTGACATTCGAAGACTTGGatgaattttgataatttctttttgtcatttcaaaatataaaattgatttgaattcTATTGAGCTAACAACAtgtttgaaataatttatataaatggaaagaaataGATACCAAATCAAATTCCACCTTCTCTCTTaacattttgatttattataaaatagaataaataaTAGATAAATATTCACGTGTAATTCCACTAAACAAAAACAATAGATGAGGATGTACTCAAATTTACTTACGTATTAAAATAAGTTTGTGGTGAATAAAACAATTAGGATAGAAAACATGAGAAGATCCtaaaaagaaggagaaaatgaaagaggCAAGTGGGCATTGGAGTGTGGTTGAATTGGTGCCCAGGTATCTCTCTCTCAAAAGTAGAAAAAGGAGAGTTGAAGCCAAAGACCATAAAACCAAGAGATATTTGCTTAAATTAGAACAACTTTTTATAATCCTGTTTGGGAGATATAAAGCCCCAAAAGTAGAAACGAGTCTAGTCTTTTAGAATTGGCATTGAAGCAAATGCCATCTCACGTGTCTTTGTTTCCCTCCACTCAAACACTACCCTTTTACTTAACTTTAATGGGGGGCCTTCCTTCAATGTCCCCCCGagctttgttcttttttttttttttttttttgctttataaCGCAACTGGGGACCACATTGAACTCATTCTCATTTTCTTAATGACGCTTAGATCAGATTCTAAGATTATTCAAGTGATGCAATTACTTCATTTACATTCTCATTAAgttttactcttttttattttttgaccCTTTATTAGGAGATCGTTTAAAAAATGTTAGCTCTCTCCTAATCtcgttttttctttaaaaggaGAAATAACCATAGGATAATAAGCTAATGCTAACATCCTTTGACATATTAACAGCAGGTTTGGAGG from Theobroma cacao cultivar B97-61/B2 chromosome 5, Criollo_cocoa_genome_V2, whole genome shotgun sequence carries:
- the LOC18599049 gene encoding receptor protein kinase-like protein ZAR1, coding for MVVAFLKVVSFLFFFTSLVSSLNSDGLSLLALRAAIESDPTSSLDKWSESDSTPCHWPGIACTRNRVTSIFLPNKELTGYIPSELGLLDTLTRLSLSQNNFSKPIPSRLFNATNLVYIDLSHNSLSGSVPPQIKSLENLTHLDLSSNSLNGSLPESLVELKSLTGTLNLSCNKFSGEIPASYGEFPVMISLDLRHNNLTGKVPQVGSLLNQGPTAFSGNPNLCGFPLGNLCPEAQNPRAFVNPEENPENPNGFRPTFDDGNGEKRKEKNVSVAVPLISGVSVVIGAVSIFVWLFRRKWKPEEDKMGKEKKGEAVDEEGQKGKFVVVDEGFNLELEDLLRASAYVAGKSRSGIVYKVVAGRGSGTVGSTIVAVRRLGEGDTTWKFKEFEAEVEAMGRVNHPNVVRLRAYYYANDEKLLVTDFVRNGSLYAVLHEGPSNNLPPLPWAARLKIVQGTARGLMYIHEYSPRKYVHGNLKSTKILLDNELQPYISGFGLTRLVSGTFKYAGSITKKLNPNQTIATSAMGSRISTPNSYLAPEARVFGSKFTQKCDVYSFGIVLLEILTGRLPDAGPENEDKGLEGLVRKAFREERPLSEIIDPTLLTEVYAKKQVVAAFHIALNCTELDPELRPRMRIVSESLDRIKSR